A single window of Bradyrhizobium elkanii USDA 76 DNA harbors:
- a CDS encoding glutamate cyclase domain-containing protein yields the protein MSNANTAFAGMDDRLDRLVNLDLGGRGVEHLYEAARARQGGALCGAAAEALAAIPVGATVVVTTGSVSRAWISPTIGENDGPAGAAAVVRALALSKRATCVVVAEETLLDGTAKILTSAGLSVLPYEQARIASGDGSLAVASTRSFPVTDAEAKAASAALLDELKPALVFSTERVGRNADGIYCSMRGIDYGMGRARIDYLFDEALARGIPSVCVGDGGNEIGMGVVADAVRRHVKFGDARPEGGAGIGAVTGTDVLVTAACSNWGCYAILGALAARLKRPDLLHAPKMEEHLLRRGVDIGLINSVGNVVDADVDGIPLQTHVAMTDLISAVVRPALR from the coding sequence ATGAGCAACGCCAACACTGCCTTTGCGGGCATGGATGACCGGCTCGACCGACTGGTCAATCTCGATCTCGGGGGCCGAGGCGTCGAACATCTTTACGAGGCGGCTCGCGCGCGGCAAGGCGGTGCCCTGTGCGGCGCGGCCGCCGAGGCGCTCGCCGCTATCCCGGTGGGGGCGACAGTCGTGGTGACGACGGGCTCCGTCTCGCGGGCCTGGATTTCGCCCACTATCGGCGAGAACGACGGGCCTGCCGGCGCCGCCGCGGTCGTGCGAGCGCTTGCCCTATCCAAGCGAGCGACCTGTGTCGTTGTCGCGGAGGAGACCCTGCTCGACGGCACCGCCAAGATCCTCACCAGCGCCGGCCTGTCGGTGCTCCCCTACGAGCAGGCGCGGATTGCGAGCGGCGACGGAAGCCTCGCGGTCGCCAGCACGCGCTCCTTTCCCGTGACGGACGCCGAGGCGAAGGCCGCCTCCGCCGCCTTGCTCGATGAATTAAAGCCTGCCTTGGTCTTCTCAACGGAGCGGGTTGGCCGTAACGCCGACGGCATCTATTGCTCGATGCGCGGTATCGACTACGGCATGGGGCGGGCCCGGATTGACTACTTGTTCGACGAGGCGCTCGCCCGCGGGATTCCTAGCGTCTGCGTGGGCGACGGGGGCAATGAGATAGGCATGGGGGTCGTCGCCGACGCCGTGCGGCGCCATGTGAAGTTCGGCGACGCGCGGCCGGAAGGCGGTGCCGGCATCGGAGCGGTGACTGGCACCGATGTCCTAGTCACCGCAGCCTGCTCGAACTGGGGTTGCTACGCCATCCTGGGGGCGCTTGCGGCCCGTCTGAAGAGGCCCGACCTCCTCCATGCGCCAAAAATGGAAGAACACCTGCTGCGTCGCGGTGTCGACATCGGCTTGATCAACTCGGTCGGCAACGTCGTCGATGCTGACGTCGATGGGATTCCTCTCCAGACGCATGTCGCGATGACCGACCTGATCTCCGCGGTCGTTCGACCAGCGTTGCGCTGA
- a CDS encoding amino acid ABC transporter ATP-binding protein — protein sequence MSTEPIAPFLDLRGIRVSYGSNEVLKGVDLSVRQGEVVVIIGPSGSGKSSLLRTVNMLQPVVGGEIVLEGQDLLSGKQDVNKVRQRVGMVFQHYNLFPHLTVLKNLTLVPRRVLKEPTAESEARARELLAKVGLADKESSYPDQLSGGQQQRVAIARALMMRPHVMLFDEVTSALDPQLVREVLNVMKDLASSGMTMLVVTHEMSFAREVGDTLVFMADGVVVEKGHPADVLDRPGHDRTRQFLSHTDV from the coding sequence GTGTCAACCGAACCGATTGCACCCTTCCTCGATCTGCGTGGCATACGCGTTTCGTACGGATCAAACGAGGTTCTGAAGGGCGTCGATCTCTCGGTTCGTCAAGGCGAGGTCGTCGTCATCATTGGCCCGAGCGGCAGCGGCAAGAGCTCGCTCCTGCGAACGGTTAACATGCTTCAGCCGGTCGTCGGCGGTGAGATCGTGCTGGAAGGCCAGGACTTGCTCTCCGGCAAGCAGGACGTGAATAAGGTCCGCCAGCGCGTGGGAATGGTGTTCCAGCACTACAACCTGTTTCCGCATCTTACCGTTTTGAAGAATCTCACCTTGGTTCCGCGGCGCGTCTTGAAGGAGCCGACAGCGGAATCGGAAGCGCGCGCCCGAGAGTTGCTCGCGAAGGTCGGTTTGGCAGACAAGGAGAGCAGTTATCCCGACCAGCTTTCGGGAGGTCAGCAGCAGCGTGTCGCGATCGCCCGAGCCCTGATGATGCGTCCTCACGTGATGTTGTTCGATGAGGTCACATCGGCGCTCGATCCTCAGCTCGTACGCGAGGTCTTGAACGTCATGAAGGATCTCGCGAGTTCCGGCATGACTATGCTCGTCGTGACGCACGAAATGAGTTTCGCGCGAGAGGTCGGCGACACACTCGTATTTATGGCCGACGGTGTGGTCGTTGAGAAAGGACATCCGGCCGACGTCCTCGATCGACCTGGTCACGACCGCACGCGCCAGTTCCTGTCACACACTGACGTCTGA
- a CDS encoding transporter substrate-binding domain-containing protein yields the protein MNMLKCLAAIAALSFSIVALPAIAQSKVDVPLPTDLATPKVLTIGINCQYPPAGYVGLDGKPAGFEYGLVKRIAEFAFGTEAGLQTQCMNDSNRIPFLQSSKVDLVLASLARTPARAEQIDFSDPIWLSNLQLVVKKDSPINNYADLAGRTVVTPTGSTYQTWLQKCHPKANLITAQSPADSSTMLIQGRADAFAYIDVYDYNFVQNNKNFKVVGELASPAIQGIGVKKGNAAMLAWINAVIAKMREEDAFYKAFAEEVKDPTMVAKYRNVVPGPNVKLDYAGVDPMECKS from the coding sequence ATGAACATGCTGAAATGCCTAGCCGCGATCGCGGCCCTGTCATTTTCGATAGTGGCGTTGCCGGCCATCGCGCAGTCGAAGGTGGACGTGCCGCTGCCCACGGACCTCGCCACGCCAAAGGTGCTGACGATCGGCATCAATTGCCAGTATCCGCCCGCCGGCTATGTCGGGCTCGATGGAAAGCCCGCCGGCTTTGAGTATGGGCTCGTAAAGCGCATCGCCGAATTTGCCTTCGGCACCGAAGCGGGTCTCCAGACCCAATGTATGAACGACAGCAACCGTATCCCGTTCTTGCAGTCCAGCAAGGTCGACCTCGTGCTCGCCTCGCTTGCCAGAACTCCGGCGCGCGCCGAGCAAATCGACTTCTCGGATCCGATCTGGTTGAGCAATCTCCAGCTTGTTGTGAAGAAGGATTCTCCCATCAACAACTACGCCGACCTCGCCGGTCGCACGGTCGTGACGCCGACAGGGAGCACCTACCAGACCTGGTTACAGAAGTGTCATCCGAAGGCGAACCTGATCACGGCCCAAAGCCCGGCCGATTCCTCCACGATGCTGATCCAGGGGCGTGCTGACGCCTTCGCCTATATCGACGTCTACGACTACAACTTCGTGCAGAACAACAAAAACTTCAAAGTCGTTGGCGAGCTCGCTTCACCTGCGATCCAGGGTATTGGTGTCAAGAAGGGCAATGCGGCCATGCTTGCCTGGATCAACGCAGTGATCGCCAAGATGCGCGAAGAAGATGCCTTCTACAAAGCCTTCGCCGAAGAAGTCAAGGATCCGACGATGGTCGCGAAGTATCGCAATGTCGTCCCGGGGCCGAATGTCAAGCTCGACTATGCCGGCGTCGATCCCATGGAGTGCAAATCTTGA
- a CDS encoding amino acid ABC transporter permease yields MQNDLMKEATELLAGLGNSLLISAIGIALGIGIGLVLGAIRYARIPIANIAIVGFVNAFRCTPLLVQIFLLFYALPDIGIRLTPFETSWLALALWGGAYQTEVFRAAFEAVPKGEVTAARALGLPAFQTFLDVTLPIALRMAITGTTTTAITQFRSSSFMIVVGYQELTYVANRIVSDTFKVFETFGIACLMYLLVCSILSALSRTFERRLAIPGLGVVK; encoded by the coding sequence GTGCAGAACGATCTCATGAAAGAGGCAACTGAGCTGCTGGCGGGGCTCGGCAACAGCCTCCTCATCAGCGCGATCGGCATCGCGCTCGGAATTGGGATCGGGCTCGTACTCGGGGCAATACGCTATGCACGGATCCCCATCGCCAACATTGCAATCGTTGGATTCGTAAATGCATTCCGCTGCACGCCGCTCCTCGTACAGATATTCCTTCTGTTCTACGCGCTACCCGACATAGGCATCCGTCTGACGCCATTCGAGACTTCCTGGCTAGCGCTCGCATTGTGGGGCGGTGCTTATCAAACGGAGGTCTTCAGGGCCGCATTCGAAGCTGTGCCGAAAGGCGAAGTGACGGCAGCTCGCGCTCTCGGCTTGCCGGCATTCCAGACCTTTCTTGACGTCACACTCCCGATCGCGTTGCGCATGGCGATCACCGGAACAACGACCACGGCGATCACGCAGTTCAGATCGTCCTCCTTCATGATCGTCGTCGGCTATCAGGAATTGACCTATGTCGCCAACCGGATCGTGTCAGATACGTTTAAAGTGTTTGAGACCTTCGGTATCGCTTGTCTCATGTACCTGCTGGTGTGCAGCATCCTCAGCGCTTTGTCTCGTACGTTCGAGCGCAGGCTCGCGATTCCGGGGCTGGGAGTAGTTAAATGA
- a CDS encoding amino acid ABC transporter permease, whose protein sequence is MSNWVWPVTLYLGKGLLVTLWISLLTVILATMLGLLIAALSQSTLTFARFVGRLYVELFRGVPSLMILLFVFFALPQIGLRTGPLTAAIIGLGLWGGANIGEVFRGALDSIPHRQEQGARALGLSATEALVFVILPQAFRRALPPYVGQLTVLVQASALTSVVGVSDLLGSARQMIERLAYVGTGDSHAIEIYLGVLSIFFVICYALTGLASMIERRLRV, encoded by the coding sequence ATGAGCAACTGGGTTTGGCCTGTCACCCTTTACCTTGGTAAGGGCCTTTTGGTCACTTTGTGGATCTCGCTGCTCACCGTCATTTTGGCGACAATGCTTGGTCTCCTGATCGCGGCGCTGTCGCAAAGCACGCTCACGTTCGCGCGCTTTGTCGGACGGCTTTACGTCGAGTTGTTCCGCGGCGTGCCGTCGCTTATGATACTCCTCTTCGTGTTCTTTGCACTTCCGCAAATTGGTCTCCGCACGGGCCCACTCACGGCCGCAATAATCGGATTGGGGCTCTGGGGTGGGGCGAACATCGGTGAGGTCTTTCGAGGCGCCTTGGATTCAATTCCACATCGCCAAGAGCAGGGCGCCCGAGCGCTTGGCTTGAGCGCAACGGAAGCGCTTGTGTTCGTCATTTTGCCACAAGCATTTCGGCGTGCGTTGCCGCCCTACGTCGGGCAGCTCACCGTCCTCGTCCAGGCGAGTGCACTGACGTCCGTTGTCGGCGTGTCGGATCTCTTGGGATCGGCGCGTCAAATGATAGAAAGACTAGCGTATGTCGGAACCGGAGACTCACACGCCATCGAGATCTATCTGGGCGTGCTGAGCATATTCTTTGTGATCTGCTACGCGTTGACCGGGCTGGCCAGTATGATCGAACGCCGTCTTCGAGTCTGA
- a CDS encoding DUF2274 domain-containing protein, protein MTKLKLEPLEDDKPVKLTIELPAAVFRDLRSYAEILTHSVGLMTRTEPKLIAPMIERRTATDRAFAKARRNATQLAPRYSVHDAGQETDAAMDCR, encoded by the coding sequence ATGACGAAGCTCAAGCTTGAGCCGCTTGAAGACGACAAGCCAGTCAAGCTCACGATCGAGCTGCCGGCGGCGGTCTTTAGGGATCTCAGAAGCTACGCCGAGATCCTGACGCATAGCGTAGGTCTGATGACGCGGACCGAGCCTAAACTGATTGCGCCGATGATCGAGCGTCGCACGGCGACCGACCGCGCCTTCGCGAAAGCACGGCGAAATGCCACTCAGCTCGCACCTCGGTATAGCGTTCACGACGCAGGTCAAGAAACGGACGCAGCGATGGATTGCCGTTAG